From Cellulomonas dongxiuzhuiae, the proteins below share one genomic window:
- a CDS encoding ATP-binding protein — MLRRLGIRAKVLAVLAVPMIVLLVAGTYISYGAINDLRYARATQTVVRTLDALSPLTAAFQQERILSLTGAPPEQVEAARQVTDSALADTRKVTADLDLAEFPAAVVKDFQDQQTTYRTALPQLRERVDGSGNRVVVKNGFQDILDGQTRVMEGVANSLRDRELAEYVSANLELAMLSDALVNEYVTGFELKSAVVDSPALARKFQSETTGTELARERARLMVGALGIDGLEVRTSDPTATLLSMRALFTQGSVGAIATIDIASWTAQTTDQMTMIGGVNSGVLRGADELAADGVTAARDQALITVALALLALIVSFFFAVTVSRSIVVPLRRLTSAAADVREQLPRLVEQVSTPGEGPEITLAPIPVRSNDEVGRLAQAFNAVNATTVQVAQEQAALRGSIAEMFVNVARRDQVLLNRQLSFIDSLERAEEDPGTLANLFRLDHLATRMRRNAESLLVLAGIDSGRRLRDAMPLSDVIRTASSEIEQYDRVQLDLQVDPHMLGFNALSAAHLIAEILENATVFSEPETPVIVSTGVSGASVIVRIADQGLGMTDAEIEAANIKIASVSASDALGAQRLGLYVVGRLAQRLGAEVTLSKRVGGTGTEAYVKFPSTLFSANEVNAYGALPPSSAPAQSSGLPEVEIPEVRAVDLAELTDGETSLGLPRRRRGDDTGSSSVAQPAAADEDDSIPVPMLSTPGGLPTRSRKTFDEDNIVLPVAPDTRLSPELSVDTGEWAPAVAATPLHVGLPTRARAATSAWASEPQQDEVRPVPAPADPAARAGLFSGFRSGKDVPEPVTTPSPDAFVVPSLEPDEHEQAVTASAPAEDSGWPVPSWRDLSSGLPSRGSAAPSATDATDDRPVEQWSAPDTESWTAPHTDEKPWAPTQAEEPWHAPQADVAPWAQEAPADEPQPTPAASWDEPQAPAPSWEEPQAPAAAWEEQQAPAASWNEQQAPAASWEEQQAPAASWDEQQPWAQPVAQTPLAPAGDETQVWTREEAAAWAADPEETPQHEPEPTFTSYSGYSGWAGSSDSPSLQYTAPYVPFERSLDEARAWHTGALPVVPEPTLNGQPVWSAPAGSPVAELGQVEVESEPEVEEEVAAPWAPVAATPPPAVEAPAPEPARQAAPSAWQEPTWQGQQAPVAPAAAAAAPAADQWRPSTPAWARSAAADQPTEMFRPVDAAPVAPAPVAPVAPAPVAPAPVAPPAAASAPVWQPTPAPAASTSAAPAFGELVAPSDDKPKRRWGNFFSRKKEDDPVEETPAPAVTRTPVRTSAWGPEAGASAAPAAPAPQAAPSNGWDAPTWSAPASPQSAATPIVQEERPAPSWSPPEWAGRQPAPASTVPHPSVPPSAAPRVGTLDDEVAAMLALRSDIQEQALSELSQLSAYRPSAVGAGGSERLAKRVPSAVPAAPAPLEERPVQRDADQLRSRLSSFQTGTSRGRRAAHGPQDGDHS, encoded by the coding sequence ATGCTGCGACGGCTCGGCATCCGTGCCAAGGTCCTGGCGGTCCTCGCCGTGCCCATGATCGTTCTGCTCGTGGCCGGTACGTACATCTCGTACGGCGCGATCAACGACCTCCGGTACGCGCGGGCGACCCAGACCGTGGTGCGCACGCTCGATGCGCTGAGCCCGCTCACGGCGGCGTTCCAGCAGGAGCGGATCCTGTCCCTGACGGGGGCACCCCCGGAGCAGGTGGAGGCTGCGCGTCAGGTGACGGACAGCGCCCTCGCGGACACGAGGAAGGTCACGGCCGACCTCGACCTCGCTGAGTTCCCCGCGGCGGTCGTCAAGGACTTCCAGGACCAGCAGACCACGTACCGGACCGCTCTTCCCCAGCTGCGCGAGCGCGTCGACGGCAGCGGCAACCGTGTCGTCGTCAAGAACGGCTTCCAGGACATCCTCGACGGGCAGACGCGCGTCATGGAGGGTGTCGCCAACTCGCTGCGCGACCGCGAGCTGGCCGAGTACGTCTCCGCGAACCTCGAGCTCGCGATGCTCAGCGACGCGCTCGTCAACGAGTACGTCACGGGTTTCGAGCTGAAGAGCGCCGTCGTCGACAGCCCCGCCCTCGCCCGCAAGTTCCAGTCGGAGACGACCGGCACGGAGCTCGCTCGTGAGCGTGCGCGCCTCATGGTGGGCGCGCTCGGCATCGACGGCCTCGAGGTCAGGACGAGCGACCCGACCGCGACCCTGCTGTCCATGCGAGCCCTCTTCACGCAGGGCTCCGTGGGCGCGATCGCCACGATCGACATCGCGTCGTGGACGGCGCAGACGACCGACCAGATGACGATGATCGGCGGGGTCAACAGCGGTGTGCTCCGCGGCGCCGACGAGCTCGCCGCAGATGGTGTGACCGCTGCGCGCGACCAGGCCCTCATCACCGTCGCCCTCGCCCTGCTCGCTCTCATCGTGTCCTTCTTCTTCGCCGTGACGGTCTCCCGCTCGATCGTCGTGCCGCTGCGTCGCCTCACCAGCGCCGCCGCCGACGTCCGCGAGCAGCTGCCCCGCCTCGTCGAGCAGGTCTCGACGCCCGGCGAGGGCCCCGAGATCACGCTGGCGCCGATCCCGGTCCGCTCCAACGACGAGGTCGGCCGGCTGGCCCAGGCGTTCAACGCGGTCAACGCGACCACCGTGCAGGTCGCCCAGGAGCAGGCCGCGCTGCGCGGCTCCATCGCCGAGATGTTCGTCAACGTCGCCCGTCGCGACCAGGTCCTGCTCAACCGGCAGCTGTCCTTCATCGACTCGCTGGAGCGCGCCGAGGAGGACCCGGGGACGCTGGCGAACCTGTTCCGCCTCGACCACCTCGCCACCCGGATGCGCCGCAACGCGGAGTCGCTCCTCGTGCTCGCCGGCATCGACTCCGGCCGACGCCTGCGTGACGCGATGCCGCTGTCCGACGTCATCCGCACGGCCTCCTCGGAGATCGAGCAGTACGACCGCGTCCAGCTCGACCTGCAGGTCGACCCGCACATGCTCGGGTTCAACGCCCTGTCGGCCGCGCACCTCATCGCCGAGATCCTCGAGAACGCCACGGTGTTCTCCGAGCCCGAGACGCCCGTCATCGTCAGCACCGGCGTGTCCGGCGCGTCGGTGATCGTGCGGATCGCGGACCAGGGCCTGGGCATGACGGACGCGGAGATCGAGGCCGCGAACATCAAGATCGCGTCCGTCTCCGCGAGCGACGCCCTCGGTGCCCAGCGCCTCGGCCTCTACGTGGTCGGCCGCCTCGCCCAGCGCCTCGGTGCCGAGGTGACGCTGAGCAAGCGCGTCGGCGGCACCGGGACCGAGGCCTACGTGAAGTTCCCCAGCACGCTGTTCTCGGCCAACGAGGTCAACGCCTACGGGGCGCTCCCGCCCAGCTCCGCCCCCGCCCAGTCCTCCGGGCTGCCGGAGGTGGAGATCCCCGAGGTGCGGGCCGTCGACCTCGCCGAGCTCACCGACGGCGAGACGTCGCTCGGGCTGCCGCGCCGCCGTCGCGGTGACGACACGGGCTCCTCGTCCGTGGCGCAGCCCGCGGCGGCCGACGAGGACGACTCGATCCCCGTGCCGATGCTCAGCACGCCCGGTGGGCTGCCGACGCGTTCGCGCAAGACGTTCGACGAGGACAACATCGTCCTCCCGGTCGCCCCGGACACCCGCCTGTCGCCCGAGCTGTCGGTCGACACCGGCGAGTGGGCCCCCGCGGTCGCGGCGACGCCGCTGCACGTGGGTCTGCCGACGCGTGCTCGTGCCGCGACGTCCGCGTGGGCGAGCGAGCCGCAGCAGGACGAGGTGCGCCCGGTCCCGGCCCCCGCCGACCCGGCGGCCCGTGCCGGTCTGTTCTCCGGCTTCCGCAGCGGCAAGGACGTGCCGGAGCCGGTGACCACGCCGTCGCCCGACGCGTTCGTCGTGCCGTCGCTCGAGCCGGACGAGCACGAGCAGGCCGTGACAGCCTCGGCGCCCGCCGAGGACTCCGGCTGGCCGGTGCCGTCGTGGCGCGACCTGAGCAGCGGGCTGCCGAGCCGCGGCTCTGCCGCGCCCTCGGCCACCGACGCGACCGACGACCGCCCGGTCGAGCAGTGGAGCGCGCCGGACACCGAGTCCTGGACCGCGCCCCACACCGACGAGAAGCCGTGGGCGCCGACGCAGGCGGAGGAGCCGTGGCACGCGCCGCAGGCCGACGTGGCACCGTGGGCGCAGGAGGCGCCGGCCGACGAGCCGCAGCCGACCCCGGCCGCGTCGTGGGACGAGCCCCAGGCTCCGGCCCCGTCGTGGGAGGAGCCCCAGGCTCCGGCTGCGGCGTGGGAGGAGCAGCAGGCTCCGGCTGCGTCGTGGAACGAGCAGCAGGCTCCGGCCGCGTCGTGGGAGGAGCAGCAGGCTCCCGCCGCGTCCTGGGACGAGCAGCAGCCGTGGGCGCAGCCCGTGGCGCAGACCCCGCTCGCGCCGGCCGGTGACGAGACGCAGGTGTGGACCCGCGAGGAGGCCGCCGCGTGGGCGGCCGACCCCGAGGAGACGCCCCAGCACGAGCCCGAGCCGACGTTCACCTCGTACAGCGGCTACTCCGGCTGGGCCGGCAGCAGCGACAGCCCGTCGCTGCAGTACACGGCGCCGTACGTGCCCTTCGAGCGGTCGCTCGACGAGGCCCGGGCGTGGCACACCGGGGCTCTCCCGGTCGTCCCGGAGCCCACGCTCAACGGGCAGCCCGTCTGGTCGGCCCCGGCCGGGTCGCCGGTGGCGGAGCTCGGGCAGGTCGAGGTCGAGTCGGAGCCGGAGGTCGAGGAGGAGGTCGCCGCCCCCTGGGCGCCGGTCGCCGCCACGCCCCCGCCCGCTGTCGAGGCCCCGGCCCCCGAGCCGGCGCGCCAGGCCGCGCCGAGCGCGTGGCAGGAGCCGACGTGGCAGGGCCAGCAGGCGCCCGTCGCGCCGGCGGCCGCCGCTGCGGCACCCGCCGCCGACCAGTGGCGCCCGTCGACCCCGGCGTGGGCCCGGTCCGCAGCCGCCGACCAGCCGACGGAGATGTTCAGGCCGGTGGATGCGGCTCCGGTCGCACCTGCGCCGGTGGCCCCGGTCGCACCCGCTCCCGTGGCCCCCGCGCCGGTGGCACCTCCCGCGGCCGCCTCGGCACCGGTCTGGCAGCCGACGCCGGCACCCGCGGCGTCGACCTCGGCAGCGCCGGCGTTCGGCGAGCTCGTCGCACCGTCGGACGACAAGCCGAAGCGTCGGTGGGGCAACTTCTTCAGCCGGAAGAAGGAGGACGACCCGGTCGAGGAGACGCCCGCGCCCGCCGTGACGCGGACGCCCGTCCGCACGTCGGCGTGGGGCCCCGAGGCCGGCGCGTCCGCCGCCCCCGCCGCGCCGGCCCCGCAGGCCGCCCCGTCGAACGGCTGGGACGCGCCCACGTGGTCCGCGCCCGCCTCGCCGCAGTCGGCTGCCACCCCCATCGTCCAGGAGGAGCGTCCCGCGCCCTCGTGGTCGCCGCCGGAGTGGGCAGGACGTCAGCCCGCGCCCGCCTCGACGGTCCCCCACCCCTCCGTCCCGCCGTCCGCCGCGCCTCGCGTGGGAACGCTCGACGACGAGGTGGCCGCGATGCTCGCTCTCCGCTCGGACATCCAGGAGCAGGCTCTCTCCGAGCTCAGCCAGCTGTCCGCGTACCGGCCCAGTGCCGTCGGAGCGGGCGGTTCGGAGCGACTCGCCAAGCGTGTGCCGAGCGCGGTTCCCGCCGCACCGGCTCCCCTGGAGGAGCGCCCCGTCCAGCGAGACGCCGATCAGCTGCGTTCCCGCTTGTCCAGCTTCCAGACCGGAACGTCGCGCGGTCGTCGCGCGGCGCACGGCCCCCAGGACGGTGACCACTCGTGA